A genomic region of Lachnoclostridium edouardi contains the following coding sequences:
- a CDS encoding ComF family protein has protein sequence MKKQFYKYWGKWLDILLQLFSQTIFPRRCPVCDSVISFRGSLICQDCFHKLSFTKSPTCFKCGKEVISQRIEYCRDCTRRKRTFEKGMALLNYNEAAKKSMAGIKYHNKKEYLDFYAMAIAVKFEKQMIRIKPDVFVPVPVHPSRKRERGFNQAEVLAEKISKELEQRTGVKIPVNRHILKRNKRTQPQKDLNPEDRLKNLQKAFCVKKLPEEVKTIILVDDIYTTGSTGEACTRALKTAGAKEVYIICICIGYGK, from the coding sequence ATGAAAAAGCAATTCTATAAATACTGGGGAAAATGGCTGGATATTCTACTTCAGTTATTTTCCCAGACAATTTTTCCCAGGCGCTGTCCAGTCTGCGACAGCGTAATTTCTTTTAGAGGCAGCCTGATTTGTCAGGATTGTTTTCACAAATTATCTTTTACAAAATCCCCAACATGTTTTAAGTGCGGCAAGGAAGTAATCAGCCAGAGAATAGAGTACTGCAGAGACTGTACAAGAAGAAAACGCACCTTTGAAAAAGGGATGGCTTTATTAAATTATAATGAGGCTGCCAAAAAATCTATGGCCGGAATTAAGTATCATAATAAAAAAGAATATTTGGACTTTTACGCCATGGCCATTGCGGTAAAATTTGAAAAACAAATGATAAGAATAAAACCTGATGTTTTTGTGCCCGTCCCTGTACACCCCTCCAGAAAAAGGGAAAGGGGATTTAATCAGGCGGAGGTCTTAGCGGAGAAAATTTCAAAGGAGCTGGAACAAAGGACGGGAGTTAAAATACCGGTAAACAGGCACATATTAAAAAGAAATAAAAGAACTCAGCCTCAAAAAGATTTAAATCCGGAGGACAGGCTGAAAAATCTGCAAAAGGCTTTTTGCGTTAAAAAATTGCCTGAGGAAGTGAAAACAATTATTTTAGTAGATGATATTTATACTACAGGGAGCACAGGGGAAGCCTGTACCAGGGCCTTAAAAACGGCCGGCGCCAAGGAGGTTTATATTATTTGTATCTGTATTGGATACGGAAAGTAA
- a CDS encoding extracellular solute-binding protein — protein MKKRTLAALCISLAAAGLAGCGGGGSSEAPKADGGQTQAEDKGEAKEDGGKLIIYSPLTESMIDSMLSMFEEDTGIDAECLAMGTGDALKRIQTEADNPQADILWSGTIGTVKNQSEYFADYTCVNEDAFYDEYKNVEGNLTRFDTVPSVIMVNTELIGDIEINGYEDLLNPELKGKIAFADPAASSSSFEHLVNMLYAMGEGNPENGWEYVRQFCQQLDGKLLGGSSAVYKGVADGEYTVGLTFEQGSAQYVGAGAPVKTIYMEEGVIFRGDGAYIIKGCPNEKNAQIFLDWLTSQEVQEYMNNTQYRRTIRKDVPSGDVMVSMEDIHVIEDDETDTAEHKAEWLEQFKDIFTE, from the coding sequence ATGAAAAAAAGAACATTAGCAGCATTATGTATTTCTTTGGCGGCAGCAGGACTTGCCGGATGCGGAGGCGGGGGAAGCTCTGAAGCGCCTAAGGCAGACGGAGGGCAGACACAGGCAGAGGATAAAGGAGAGGCCAAAGAGGATGGAGGAAAGCTGATTATTTACAGTCCGCTTACAGAGTCCATGATTGATTCCATGTTATCCATGTTTGAGGAAGATACGGGAATTGACGCAGAGTGTCTGGCCATGGGAACAGGAGACGCCCTGAAAAGGATTCAGACAGAGGCGGATAATCCACAGGCAGATATTCTTTGGTCCGGCACCATTGGAACAGTAAAAAATCAAAGCGAATACTTTGCAGATTACACTTGTGTAAATGAGGACGCATTTTACGATGAATACAAAAATGTGGAGGGAAATCTTACCAGATTTGACACAGTGCCGTCGGTTATTATGGTAAATACAGAATTAATCGGAGATATTGAAATCAACGGCTACGAGGATTTGCTGAATCCGGAATTAAAGGGAAAAATTGCATTTGCTGATCCTGCGGCTTCCTCCTCATCCTTTGAGCATTTAGTAAATATGCTGTACGCTATGGGAGAAGGAAATCCTGAAAACGGATGGGAATATGTAAGGCAGTTCTGCCAGCAGTTAGACGGCAAGCTGTTAGGCGGTTCTTCAGCTGTTTATAAAGGAGTGGCAGACGGAGAATACACAGTAGGATTAACTTTTGAGCAGGGTTCTGCCCAGTACGTAGGAGCAGGCGCGCCTGTAAAGACTATTTACATGGAAGAGGGAGTTATTTTCAGAGGCGACGGCGCTTACATCATTAAAGGCTGCCCAAATGAGAAAAATGCCCAGATTTTCCTGGATTGGCTTACAAGTCAGGAAGTACAGGAGTATATGAATAATACTCAGTACAGAAGAACTATCCGCAAAGACGTGCCTTCAGGAGACGTTATGGTCAGCATGGAAGATATTCACGTAATTGAAGATGATGAAACAGATACTGCAGAGCACAAAGCAGAATGGCTGGAGCAGTTTAAAGATATTTTCACAGAATAA